The following proteins are co-located in the Deltaproteobacteria bacterium genome:
- a CDS encoding DoxX family protein, translated as MKLNAADRVFQEPGTEPAIPPVVVRRTVHSVWLYRSIKWILAGLFLAAGILKLQDLKALTLTIGAFGLVPSPAIEPLAVLLPVVEIVAAAGLILEVRGCLGTITGLILGFIGVLSYGIALGLDIDCGCFGPGDPEGEAFHGLRSALVRDCFMLAGVTFLYGWRFLHPVRFFRPWSRVQRNGIKRKGR; from the coding sequence ATGAAGCTCAACGCAGCAGATCGCGTTTTTCAAGAGCCTGGTACGGAACCTGCGATTCCTCCGGTCGTAGTAAGGCGAACCGTGCATTCGGTCTGGCTGTACCGGTCGATCAAATGGATCCTGGCCGGGCTGTTCCTCGCGGCGGGAATCCTCAAGCTGCAAGACCTCAAAGCGCTCACGCTCACCATCGGCGCGTTCGGTCTTGTACCCAGTCCGGCGATCGAGCCCCTTGCGGTCCTGTTGCCGGTTGTGGAGATCGTGGCCGCGGCGGGCCTGATCCTCGAGGTGCGCGGTTGTCTCGGTACCATCACCGGACTCATCCTGGGCTTCATCGGTGTTCTGTCCTACGGAATCGCTCTCGGTCTTGACATCGACTGCGGCTGCTTCGGTCCCGGTGACCCTGAAGGAGAGGCGTTCCACGGCCTCCGTTCGGCCCTGGTGCGGGACTGCTTTATGCTGGCGGGCGTGACGTTTCTCTATGGGTGGCGGTTCCTCCATCCGGTCCGGTTTTTCAGACCCTGGAGCCGGGTGCAACGAAACGGAATCAAACGGAAGGGGAGGTAA
- a CDS encoding rhodanese-like domain-containing protein codes for MRRFKWMWVLTIAAVWALAMAPGAQALFDDKFEQELEKEREAVKLVREVQRGGYDVVTTDELKKWMDEGKDMLMIDTMPYEDSYKKEHVPGAKQFLFPIPDMNAWDTKETGAKTQEDFIQLLGPDKDRLIVIYCGFVKCTRSHNGAAWALKLGYKNVVRYPGGIFAWKGAKYPMEAVE; via the coding sequence ATGCGCAGGTTCAAATGGATGTGGGTATTGACGATCGCGGCGGTGTGGGCTTTGGCCATGGCGCCCGGGGCTCAAGCGTTATTCGACGACAAATTCGAGCAGGAATTGGAAAAGGAAAGGGAGGCCGTCAAGCTGGTCCGGGAGGTGCAGCGGGGCGGTTACGACGTCGTGACCACGGACGAGCTGAAAAAGTGGATGGACGAGGGCAAGGACATGCTCATGATCGACACCATGCCGTACGAGGACAGCTACAAGAAGGAACATGTTCCCGGCGCCAAACAGTTTCTCTTTCCCATACCCGACATGAACGCGTGGGACACGAAGGAAACGGGGGCCAAGACCCAGGAAGACTTCATCCAACTGCTCGGACCCGACAAGGACAGACTGATCGTCATCTACTGCGGATTCGTGAAATGCACCCGCAGCCACAACGGCGCGGCATGGGCTTTAAAGCTCGGGTATAAGAACGTGGTTCGGTATCCGGGCGGCATCTTTGCCTGGAAGGGCGCAAAATATCCGATGGAAGCGGTGGAATAG
- a CDS encoding C_GCAxxG_C_C family protein, with amino-acid sequence MGGVSVSEQVETVVLQIRERAESLYRTRQLLCTEAVLVAMNRSLGGGLTEAQAVGLASGLTVGLGESGCLCGALSGAVLALGLLLGGAKPYKQRKEVRTAAKELHDAFTSKFKSSCCRILTRKVKGNDKAHFDQCAQLTGEAAEMAARLVLSRRPELLASAETEYLSRKDSPAFGLIRSLVRRL; translated from the coding sequence ATGGGAGGGGTTTCGGTGAGTGAGCAGGTGGAAACGGTGGTCCTGCAAATTCGGGAACGGGCGGAGAGTCTTTACCGCACGAGACAGCTCCTGTGTACCGAAGCGGTGTTGGTGGCCATGAACCGGTCTTTGGGGGGAGGATTGACCGAAGCTCAGGCGGTGGGCTTGGCGTCGGGTTTGACCGTGGGCCTGGGGGAGAGCGGGTGTCTGTGCGGCGCTTTGAGTGGGGCCGTCCTGGCTCTGGGCTTACTCCTCGGCGGCGCCAAGCCGTACAAGCAGCGCAAAGAGGTGCGAACCGCCGCCAAGGAACTGCATGACGCCTTCACGAGCAAATTCAAGAGCAGTTGCTGCCGGATCCTGACCAGAAAAGTGAAAGGGAACGACAAGGCCCACTTCGATCAATGCGCTCAGCTTACGGGTGAAGCCGCGGAGATGGCCGCGCGTCTGGTTTTGAGCCGCCGGCCTGAACTCCTGGCCTCTGCCGAGACAGAATACCTGTCCCGGAAAGATTCCCCGGCATTCGGGCTCATCAGAAGCCTCGTAAGGCGGTTGTAA
- a CDS encoding ABC transporter substrate-binding protein, which translates to MKKALLLVVAGLIGLTFVTGAVAKAPTQELAEGSHLKVFIPSLPYIYISHAINGALLRPADNERGWKYDMAVSHNQIDEKTYEFTLRKDVRFQDGSPFNADSVVLNMEYFAKKPILFTKIDQVFDRVEKIDDYTVRFHLKEKYGQFLNDTIWMQFYTPAYLEKFGWNGKATCPNLAEAGPYGLGPYILKEGYIEGDRQTPVAVLEANPYYWEKGYPKIRKITVYTELDTKVALENVLDKVGELDIMPMPFSEKARTNTSPYAEVVTAPSTNNIAIHFNLRNGNKQLLDKKVRVALNQAIDQTVLLQKSYDGEGITKPTLASPLFPGVAEVVKTLRPYSEVRSPEQMQDELKSILNGLTLKVYTQDRFMFIWKGIARDLRKVGVKLDFEITTSEKDVFAQLLTTNAGKNTKEWDLLVWGCDDWYYNHPWSAFLVYRTHNFWSTIFPDPVLDGYVDDMFKLTVGTPEFTAICDKIMRHVYDNAYMLFVPAPNKVLAVNKEVIFKPYKMASMPLWEIEITDNHWSVKK; encoded by the coding sequence ATGAAGAAGGCGTTATTGTTGGTAGTCGCCGGACTGATCGGTTTGACGTTCGTAACGGGTGCGGTCGCCAAGGCCCCCACCCAAGAGCTGGCGGAAGGTTCCCACCTGAAAGTCTTTATCCCCAGCCTTCCCTACATCTACATTTCCCATGCCATTAACGGCGCCCTACTGCGCCCCGCGGACAACGAGCGCGGCTGGAAGTACGATATGGCCGTAAGCCACAATCAAATCGATGAGAAAACGTACGAATTCACATTGAGAAAAGACGTTCGTTTTCAGGACGGGAGCCCATTCAATGCAGACTCCGTGGTTCTGAACATGGAATACTTCGCCAAGAAACCGATTCTCTTCACCAAGATCGATCAGGTATTCGATCGCGTGGAAAAGATCGACGACTATACGGTTCGATTTCATTTGAAGGAGAAATACGGCCAGTTTCTGAACGATACGATCTGGATGCAATTCTACACCCCGGCCTATTTGGAGAAATTCGGATGGAACGGAAAGGCGACCTGTCCCAATCTCGCCGAGGCGGGACCATACGGGCTGGGTCCCTATATCCTCAAAGAGGGGTATATCGAGGGCGACCGCCAGACTCCGGTGGCTGTCTTGGAGGCCAATCCCTATTATTGGGAAAAGGGATATCCGAAGATCCGGAAAATAACGGTTTACACGGAATTGGACACCAAGGTCGCGCTCGAAAACGTGCTGGACAAGGTTGGCGAGCTGGACATCATGCCGATGCCTTTCTCCGAAAAAGCCAGAACCAACACATCGCCCTATGCGGAGGTGGTGACTGCTCCCTCTACAAACAACATCGCCATTCATTTCAATTTGCGGAACGGCAACAAGCAGTTATTGGACAAGAAGGTCAGAGTGGCCCTGAACCAGGCCATCGACCAGACCGTGCTTCTCCAGAAGTCCTATGATGGAGAGGGCATAACCAAGCCAACACTGGCTTCGCCCCTCTTTCCCGGCGTCGCCGAGGTGGTAAAAACGCTGCGCCCGTATTCCGAGGTTCGTTCGCCGGAACAAATGCAAGACGAACTGAAATCCATTCTGAACGGATTGACATTGAAGGTGTACACGCAGGATCGATTCATGTTCATCTGGAAGGGCATTGCACGCGATCTGAGGAAGGTGGGCGTCAAGCTGGACTTTGAAATCACCACGAGTGAAAAGGACGTGTTCGCTCAGCTCTTGACTACCAACGCCGGAAAAAACACGAAAGAATGGGACCTGTTGGTGTGGGGATGCGACGACTGGTACTATAACCACCCCTGGTCCGCCTTTCTGGTATACAGGACTCATAACTTCTGGAGCACCATCTTCCCCGATCCGGTGTTGGACGGCTACGTGGACGACATGTTCAAGCTGACGGTGGGAACTCCCGAGTTCACGGCCATCTGTGACAAGATCATGCGGCATGTGTACGATAACGCCTACATGCTGTTCGTGCCCGCTCCCAACAAGGTTCTCGCCGTAAACAAGGAAGTCATCTTCAAGCCATACAAAATGGCGTCCATGCCTTTATGGGAGATCGAAATTACCGACAACCACTGGTCTGTAAAAAAGTAG
- a CDS encoding PAS domain-containing sensor histidine kinase — protein sequence MCRFNNKDQKTSNQTFQSHTDLAFYKWVIDLVPVGVMTVDSHLEITGLNPRALEITGFTEQEALHRSCGDILQGGMCDMECPLRSVLKREKPMIGIETTIRRRSGETIPIRMHAAGLFDTKGNLIGGIEAFQDIRRIKSLERERDNFISMIAHDMKSPIIGIHGFAHRLLKRPQEQQEMREYLEIIQRESEKLESLINQFLEISRLQAGKLNLNLSATSLDKELHELYDTYRLLAAEKGLHLELHADEPLPIIEADSAALRRVFTNLLDNAIKYSKETGAISISTYETGNEVVVEIKDQGIGIGPADLPYIFEAFYRSTGEGKESAGFGLGLAGVKAIVERHGGGLRVNSTPGEGSTFIVLLPKARHKVPE from the coding sequence TTGTGCCGGTTCAATAATAAGGATCAGAAGACGAGCAATCAGACGTTCCAAAGCCATACCGATCTGGCGTTCTACAAATGGGTCATTGATCTCGTGCCGGTTGGCGTGATGACGGTGGATTCTCATCTGGAGATCACGGGCCTCAATCCCCGGGCATTGGAAATCACGGGTTTTACTGAGCAGGAGGCCTTGCATCGTTCTTGCGGGGATATCCTGCAAGGTGGAATGTGCGACATGGAGTGTCCATTGAGATCGGTTCTTAAACGGGAAAAACCGATGATCGGAATCGAAACCACGATCCGACGCAGGTCCGGAGAAACCATACCCATCAGAATGCATGCGGCCGGATTGTTTGACACGAAGGGGAATCTTATCGGCGGAATCGAAGCCTTTCAGGACATCCGTCGTATCAAGTCCCTTGAAAGAGAGCGCGATAACTTCATATCCATGATTGCCCATGATATGAAGTCACCGATCATCGGCATTCACGGCTTCGCCCACCGTCTGCTGAAGAGGCCTCAAGAGCAGCAAGAAATGAGGGAGTACCTCGAAATCATACAGAGGGAATCGGAGAAATTGGAATCTCTGATCAATCAATTCCTGGAAATTTCCCGGTTGCAGGCCGGGAAACTGAACTTGAATTTGAGCGCCACTTCGCTGGATAAAGAGCTTCACGAGCTGTACGACACGTATCGTTTGCTAGCGGCCGAAAAGGGACTCCATCTTGAACTTCATGCAGACGAGCCTCTTCCGATCATCGAGGCGGATTCGGCTGCACTGCGCAGAGTATTCACCAATCTGCTGGACAATGCGATCAAGTATTCCAAAGAAACCGGCGCCATCTCCATCTCCACGTATGAAACCGGGAACGAGGTTGTTGTCGAGATCAAAGATCAGGGTATCGGGATCGGGCCTGCCGATCTGCCATACATATTTGAGGCATTCTATCGATCCACGGGCGAAGGAAAGGAAAGCGCCGGTTTTGGGCTTGGCCTGGCCGGAGTCAAGGCCATCGTGGAAAGACACGGCGGAGGCCTGCGTGTGAACAGCACGCCGGGGGAGGGCTCGACCTTTATAGTCCTGCTGCCGAAGGCCCGGCATAAGGTTCCGGAATAA